The Palaemon carinicauda isolate YSFRI2023 chromosome 37, ASM3689809v2, whole genome shotgun sequence genome contains a region encoding:
- the LOC137629770 gene encoding uncharacterized protein isoform X1 — protein sequence MKMGKAKYSYISARKVVSQSWVKTRLVDKPGTNTPVCQLYDAYTRDHPKYYMDIGQFGKVLKARFPNRKRRLGKQGAQVYVYQDVALKDSDQPSVNSSPKRPDVIHGLEKVNGSYQGKEKAGRSYRLPPMVIENSRIGSILVSVEEGIKHSRETYKLPLRDFTSGVSGEERSKSKGPTMSDYGPHNPYTLRSKIQQENNPGGSDEFEIEIDSSQRQVNEEHLVIGRISETNRFQSVSAERNSSSDKLCLDADVPNDSFKDAHPMRYMKDYRKEKTLEDPSYLSPSKDFQPGKDKGCDFSSTEGNSGIIIDMSQFCMEQQLKSEIEVMDIPIPDEYPESNEPRVPEHMKGRTVPTHTDEVVSSSTQTDSKYQNAAAGNGASRISIVRQWLEANLKDMPGARTYAKDIDWAYAQDHPEDRIPESNMAMLIRGKFPGRRKRVTQNNNPVYIYQDLELVKKPNVNSTPSVPTMPSHSTNPQNPRSKHYNGIYSSPQAVIVTQPNINTVVCSPPVNSIFNYQGFPCVALQVMPPMGSPPYEPFGVPNLKQNMNLRPSPVNVNPPLNINPNMSYILPNSNPAVQQLNFTPVQVQTLSPPGVHPMRLPLTLDDTTLPPAMSPLKIPIVRHNQQPVPTYHSLKMPLPQVNGTGPIRRPKTSIPPLKGPHITPAKRQQLKETSLQGSTPTHQGAPVIKPINSEGSYHPENLKDKPISSSEQASPTAKISPNTSISPLMKIIKEEPISGEENGFFMDQSKTNTQTNGVQNNSPVYGSEKIRKIMEAVLPDMDVDDYISNEISEASKIRFNNLHYQKSLESNITFPGLSSPSDYYSAQKNGLIDWREKRKAMDASSIINLPKQSQGLNSFHVPEVITVLDNVLNDTSVHQEKYLNQTAINQNMNKRMRKVWDEDIRKSLSNDKGDPKQQNIKHKRRYTHRKKGLFSEFNEQDTQVPDFNNAFIRDPVRQYNLQRDGQEAKMTETFANSRSPYTRRIRDAPSKKNNELRNTHAGISKLQNIQDYSRTGDSLPKLQLMTSRINMCNISPTSDAKTHYASWVNSHKAYKPLSPDPCQKQAVNSVLQTARHLLKDIGPPLSETEIACRLEAALYEENPAAVYSSEQPLSHCSSDNPEVFPCSVTQALKELTRSTPDSVNQLLHHQESCHGLGCSEKCKTLKAAYAHIYIFRHRCSVWNTYVKVFSKHSRACRRARCTLALCLFMKHELHINGISVLPIQYPEERDLLENHFRRCEKVGPHNAELQCRHLQGTDGATVGDPNMTTGSEESKGLTGTSFVKEIRTLVDEAHQNNNTSKSVLRMLEVLTDMMRLHVYKSNIP from the exons ATGAAAATGGGGAAAGCAAA ATATTCCTACATCTCTGCAAGGAAAGTCGTTTCACAGTCTTGGGTGAAAACCAGGCTCGTTGACAAGCCAGGCACAAACACTCCTGTGTGTCAGCTGTACGATGCTTACACCAGAGATCATCCAAAATATTACATGGATATAGGTCAG ttCGGCAAGGTTCTGAAAGCCAGATTTCCCAACAGAAAACGCCGTCTAGGCAAGCAAGGTGCCCAGGTTTATGTTTACCAAGATGTGGCTTTGAAAGATTCTGACCAACCTTCAGTGAACTCATCTCCAAAACGACCAGACGTGATTCACGGCCTAGAGAAGGTGAACGGTTCTTACCAGGGCAAAGAAAAGGCAGGCCGCTCTTACCGGCTACCTCCAATGGTCATTGAGAACAGCAGAATTGGATCCATACTGGTTTCAGTGGAGGAAGGTATTAAGCATAGCCGAGAAACCTACAAATTACCCTTGAGAGATTTCACGTCTGGTGTCTCTGGAGAGGAACGCTCTAAATCTAAAGGACCCACCATGAGTGATTATGGCCCGCATAACCCTTACACGCTCCGTAGTAAGATTCAGCAGGAGAATAATCCGGGAGGAAGTGATGAATTTGAAATAGAAATCGATTCTTCTCAGAGGCAGGTTAATGAAGAACACCTGGTCATCGGCCGGATCTCGGAAACAAACAGATTCCAGTCAGTTAGTGCAGAAAGAAACAGCTCTTCAGACAAGTTGTGTTTAGACGCAGATGTACCCAATGATTCTTTTAAAGATGCTCATCCCATGCGATATATGAAAGACTACAGAAAGGAAAAGACACTAGAGGATCCATCTTACTTATCCCCATCAAAAGATTTTCAACCTGGCAAAGACAAGGGTTGTGATTTCTCAAGCACTGAAGGCAATTCGGGAATAATAATTGACATGTCTCAGTTCTGTATGGAACAACAACTGAAGTCAGAAATAGAGGTGATGGATATTCCTATTCCGGATGAATATCCCGAATCGAATGAGCCTCGTGTGCCCGAACACATGAAGGGCAGGACCGTACCCACTCACACCGATGAAGTGGTTTCCAGTTCGACCCAGACGGATAGTAAGTACCAAAATGCTGCTGCTGGAAACGGGGCGAGCAGAATTTCTATCGTTCGACAATGGCTGGAGGCCAACTTGAAGGACATGCCTGGTGCAAGAACCTACGCAAAGGACATTGATTGGGCTTATGCTCAGGACCATCCTGAAGACCGAATTCCAGAATCAAAC atggCTATGCTAATAAGAGGAAAGTTCCCAGGCAGACGAAAGCGAGTCACCCAAAATAACAACCCTGTTTACATATATCAAGATCTAGAATTGGTCAAGAAGCCCAATGTTAATTCCACTCCTTCAGTACCAACAATGCCATCCCATTCAACGAACCCTCAAAACCCTCGATCTAAACATTACAATGGTATATACTCTTCTCCCCAGGCTGTGATTGTGACTCAGCCAAACATTAATACTGTAGTTTGCAGTCCCCCTGTAAATAGCATCTTCAACTACCAAGGTTTTCCTTGTGTGGCATTACAAGTGATGCCGCCAATGGGCTCCCCACCTTATGAGCCTTTCGGGGTCCCGAACCTCAAGCAAAATATGAACTTACGCCCCAGCCCAGTAAATGTTAATCCACCCCTTAACATCAATCCTAATATGTCATATATTCTCCCAAACTCAAATCCCGCTGTCCAACAGCTTAACTTTACCCCTGTGCAAGTTCAAACTTTATCTCCACCTGGAGTTCATCCAATGAGATTACCTCTGACTCTTGATGACACTACTCTCCCTCCAGCAATGTCTCCACTCAAAATCCCTATAGTGAGGCACAACCAGCAGCCAGTTCCCACTTATCATTCTCTTAAAATGCCCCTTCCACAAGTGAATGGTACGGGCCCTATTAGAAGACCCAAAACTAGCATTCCACCCCTGAAAGGTCCACATATCACCCCAGCTAAGAGACAACAGCTGAAGGAAACCTCTTTACAAGGAAGTACACCAACTCATCAAGGGGCTCCAGTCATAAAACCAATAAATTCTGAGGGAAGCTATCACCCAGAGAATCTTAAGGATAAACCAATATCATCCTCAGAGCAAGCAAGCCCAACTGCCAAGATATCACCTAACACGAGCATCTCACCACTAATGAAGATAATCAAAGAGGAACCAATCAGTGGTGAGGAGAATGGATTCTTTATGGATCAGTCGAAAACCAACACTCAAACGAATGGTGTTCAGAATAACAGTCCTGTTTATGGCTCTGAGAAAATTAGGAAAATTATGGAAGCTGTCTTACCAGACATGGATGTAGATGATTACATCTCAAATGAAATTTCAGAGGCAAGTAAAATTAGGTTTAATAACCTCCATTACCAAAAATCACTGGAGTCTAACATCACATTTCCAGGTCTTAGTAGTCCTTCAGACTATTACAGTGCACAAAAGAATGGACTAATAGACTGGAGGGAGAAAAGGAAAGCTATGGATGCTTCTTCTATCATTAATTTACCCAAGCAGTCTCAGGGACTGAACTCTTTTCATGTGCCTGAAGTGATTACAGTTTTAGATAATGTCTTAAATGATACTTCAGTTCACCAGGAAAAATATTTAAATCAGACTGCCATCAACCAGAATATGAATAAAAGGATGAGAAAAGTTTGGGATGAAGACATTAGAAAAAGTTTAAGCAATGATAAAGGTGACCCTAAGCAGCAGAACATAAAACACAAACGCAGGTATACGCACAGAAAGAAAGGACTATTCTCTGAATTCAATGAGCAAGATACCCAGGTGCCTGATTTTAACAACGCTTTTATTCGGGATCCTGTTAGGCAATATAATCTTCAGAGAGATGGGCAAGAGGCAAAAATGACGGAGACTTTTGCAAATTCTAGGAGTCCATATACAAGAAGGATAAGAGATGCCCCAAGTAAAAAGAACAATGAGCTCAGAAATACACATGCTGGTATTTCTAAACTCCAGAATATACAAGACTATTCTAGAACGGGCGATAGTCTTCCAAAACTGCAACTCATGACTTCTAGAATAAACATGTGCAATATTTCCCCTACCTCAGATGCAAAAACTCATTATGCAAGTTGGGTCAACAGTCACAAAGCATATAAGCCCCTTTCACCTGACCCATGCCAAAAACAGGCAGTAAATTCAGTTTTACAAACTGCTCGACATCTGTTAAAGGACATTGGACCCCCTTTAAGTGAGACAGAAATTGCTTGCCGGTTAGAAGCTGCTCTATATGAAGAGAATCCTGCAGCAGTGTATTCATCTGAGCAACCCTTATCCCACTGCTCTAGTGACAACCCAGAGGTTTTTCCTTGCTCAGTGACTCAAGCACTTAAAGAACTTACCAGAAGCACTCCTGATTCTGTAAATCAGCTTCTACATCACCAGGAATCTTGTCATGGTTTAGGATGCTCTGAAAAATGTAAAACTTTGAAGGCTGCATATGCTCATATTTATATATTCCGCCATCGCTGCAGTGTGTGGAACACTTACGTCAAGGTTTTTAGTAAACACTCCAGAGCATGCAGACGTGCAAGGTGTACGCTTGCCTTGTGCTTATTCATGAAACACGAACTACACATCAACGGCATTTCGGTGCTTCCCATACAGTATCCGGAAGAAAGGGACCTTCTTGAGAATCACTTTAGAAGATGTGAGAAGGTTGGGCCACATAACGCCGAGCTGCAGTGTCGCCACTTGCAAGGAACAGATGGCGCTACAGTAGGTGACCCAAATATGACAACGGGATCTGAAgagtcaaagggattaaccggaaCCTCTTTTGTGAAGGAAATCAGAACTCTTGTTGATGAGGCTCATCAGAACAATAATACTTCAAAGTCAGTTTTGCGAATGCTTGAAGTTCTCACTGATATGATGCGCTTACATGTGTACAAGAGCAATATTCCATAA
- the LOC137629770 gene encoding uncharacterized protein isoform X2, which translates to MDIGQFGKVLKARFPNRKRRLGKQGAQVYVYQDVALKDSDQPSVNSSPKRPDVIHGLEKVNGSYQGKEKAGRSYRLPPMVIENSRIGSILVSVEEGIKHSRETYKLPLRDFTSGVSGEERSKSKGPTMSDYGPHNPYTLRSKIQQENNPGGSDEFEIEIDSSQRQVNEEHLVIGRISETNRFQSVSAERNSSSDKLCLDADVPNDSFKDAHPMRYMKDYRKEKTLEDPSYLSPSKDFQPGKDKGCDFSSTEGNSGIIIDMSQFCMEQQLKSEIEVMDIPIPDEYPESNEPRVPEHMKGRTVPTHTDEVVSSSTQTDSKYQNAAAGNGASRISIVRQWLEANLKDMPGARTYAKDIDWAYAQDHPEDRIPESNMAMLIRGKFPGRRKRVTQNNNPVYIYQDLELVKKPNVNSTPSVPTMPSHSTNPQNPRSKHYNGIYSSPQAVIVTQPNINTVVCSPPVNSIFNYQGFPCVALQVMPPMGSPPYEPFGVPNLKQNMNLRPSPVNVNPPLNINPNMSYILPNSNPAVQQLNFTPVQVQTLSPPGVHPMRLPLTLDDTTLPPAMSPLKIPIVRHNQQPVPTYHSLKMPLPQVNGTGPIRRPKTSIPPLKGPHITPAKRQQLKETSLQGSTPTHQGAPVIKPINSEGSYHPENLKDKPISSSEQASPTAKISPNTSISPLMKIIKEEPISGEENGFFMDQSKTNTQTNGVQNNSPVYGSEKIRKIMEAVLPDMDVDDYISNEISEASKIRFNNLHYQKSLESNITFPGLSSPSDYYSAQKNGLIDWREKRKAMDASSIINLPKQSQGLNSFHVPEVITVLDNVLNDTSVHQEKYLNQTAINQNMNKRMRKVWDEDIRKSLSNDKGDPKQQNIKHKRRYTHRKKGLFSEFNEQDTQVPDFNNAFIRDPVRQYNLQRDGQEAKMTETFANSRSPYTRRIRDAPSKKNNELRNTHAGISKLQNIQDYSRTGDSLPKLQLMTSRINMCNISPTSDAKTHYASWVNSHKAYKPLSPDPCQKQAVNSVLQTARHLLKDIGPPLSETEIACRLEAALYEENPAAVYSSEQPLSHCSSDNPEVFPCSVTQALKELTRSTPDSVNQLLHHQESCHGLGCSEKCKTLKAAYAHIYIFRHRCSVWNTYVKVFSKHSRACRRARCTLALCLFMKHELHINGISVLPIQYPEERDLLENHFRRCEKVGPHNAELQCRHLQGTDGATVGDPNMTTGSEESKGLTGTSFVKEIRTLVDEAHQNNNTSKSVLRMLEVLTDMMRLHVYKSNIP; encoded by the exons ATGGATATAGGTCAG ttCGGCAAGGTTCTGAAAGCCAGATTTCCCAACAGAAAACGCCGTCTAGGCAAGCAAGGTGCCCAGGTTTATGTTTACCAAGATGTGGCTTTGAAAGATTCTGACCAACCTTCAGTGAACTCATCTCCAAAACGACCAGACGTGATTCACGGCCTAGAGAAGGTGAACGGTTCTTACCAGGGCAAAGAAAAGGCAGGCCGCTCTTACCGGCTACCTCCAATGGTCATTGAGAACAGCAGAATTGGATCCATACTGGTTTCAGTGGAGGAAGGTATTAAGCATAGCCGAGAAACCTACAAATTACCCTTGAGAGATTTCACGTCTGGTGTCTCTGGAGAGGAACGCTCTAAATCTAAAGGACCCACCATGAGTGATTATGGCCCGCATAACCCTTACACGCTCCGTAGTAAGATTCAGCAGGAGAATAATCCGGGAGGAAGTGATGAATTTGAAATAGAAATCGATTCTTCTCAGAGGCAGGTTAATGAAGAACACCTGGTCATCGGCCGGATCTCGGAAACAAACAGATTCCAGTCAGTTAGTGCAGAAAGAAACAGCTCTTCAGACAAGTTGTGTTTAGACGCAGATGTACCCAATGATTCTTTTAAAGATGCTCATCCCATGCGATATATGAAAGACTACAGAAAGGAAAAGACACTAGAGGATCCATCTTACTTATCCCCATCAAAAGATTTTCAACCTGGCAAAGACAAGGGTTGTGATTTCTCAAGCACTGAAGGCAATTCGGGAATAATAATTGACATGTCTCAGTTCTGTATGGAACAACAACTGAAGTCAGAAATAGAGGTGATGGATATTCCTATTCCGGATGAATATCCCGAATCGAATGAGCCTCGTGTGCCCGAACACATGAAGGGCAGGACCGTACCCACTCACACCGATGAAGTGGTTTCCAGTTCGACCCAGACGGATAGTAAGTACCAAAATGCTGCTGCTGGAAACGGGGCGAGCAGAATTTCTATCGTTCGACAATGGCTGGAGGCCAACTTGAAGGACATGCCTGGTGCAAGAACCTACGCAAAGGACATTGATTGGGCTTATGCTCAGGACCATCCTGAAGACCGAATTCCAGAATCAAAC atggCTATGCTAATAAGAGGAAAGTTCCCAGGCAGACGAAAGCGAGTCACCCAAAATAACAACCCTGTTTACATATATCAAGATCTAGAATTGGTCAAGAAGCCCAATGTTAATTCCACTCCTTCAGTACCAACAATGCCATCCCATTCAACGAACCCTCAAAACCCTCGATCTAAACATTACAATGGTATATACTCTTCTCCCCAGGCTGTGATTGTGACTCAGCCAAACATTAATACTGTAGTTTGCAGTCCCCCTGTAAATAGCATCTTCAACTACCAAGGTTTTCCTTGTGTGGCATTACAAGTGATGCCGCCAATGGGCTCCCCACCTTATGAGCCTTTCGGGGTCCCGAACCTCAAGCAAAATATGAACTTACGCCCCAGCCCAGTAAATGTTAATCCACCCCTTAACATCAATCCTAATATGTCATATATTCTCCCAAACTCAAATCCCGCTGTCCAACAGCTTAACTTTACCCCTGTGCAAGTTCAAACTTTATCTCCACCTGGAGTTCATCCAATGAGATTACCTCTGACTCTTGATGACACTACTCTCCCTCCAGCAATGTCTCCACTCAAAATCCCTATAGTGAGGCACAACCAGCAGCCAGTTCCCACTTATCATTCTCTTAAAATGCCCCTTCCACAAGTGAATGGTACGGGCCCTATTAGAAGACCCAAAACTAGCATTCCACCCCTGAAAGGTCCACATATCACCCCAGCTAAGAGACAACAGCTGAAGGAAACCTCTTTACAAGGAAGTACACCAACTCATCAAGGGGCTCCAGTCATAAAACCAATAAATTCTGAGGGAAGCTATCACCCAGAGAATCTTAAGGATAAACCAATATCATCCTCAGAGCAAGCAAGCCCAACTGCCAAGATATCACCTAACACGAGCATCTCACCACTAATGAAGATAATCAAAGAGGAACCAATCAGTGGTGAGGAGAATGGATTCTTTATGGATCAGTCGAAAACCAACACTCAAACGAATGGTGTTCAGAATAACAGTCCTGTTTATGGCTCTGAGAAAATTAGGAAAATTATGGAAGCTGTCTTACCAGACATGGATGTAGATGATTACATCTCAAATGAAATTTCAGAGGCAAGTAAAATTAGGTTTAATAACCTCCATTACCAAAAATCACTGGAGTCTAACATCACATTTCCAGGTCTTAGTAGTCCTTCAGACTATTACAGTGCACAAAAGAATGGACTAATAGACTGGAGGGAGAAAAGGAAAGCTATGGATGCTTCTTCTATCATTAATTTACCCAAGCAGTCTCAGGGACTGAACTCTTTTCATGTGCCTGAAGTGATTACAGTTTTAGATAATGTCTTAAATGATACTTCAGTTCACCAGGAAAAATATTTAAATCAGACTGCCATCAACCAGAATATGAATAAAAGGATGAGAAAAGTTTGGGATGAAGACATTAGAAAAAGTTTAAGCAATGATAAAGGTGACCCTAAGCAGCAGAACATAAAACACAAACGCAGGTATACGCACAGAAAGAAAGGACTATTCTCTGAATTCAATGAGCAAGATACCCAGGTGCCTGATTTTAACAACGCTTTTATTCGGGATCCTGTTAGGCAATATAATCTTCAGAGAGATGGGCAAGAGGCAAAAATGACGGAGACTTTTGCAAATTCTAGGAGTCCATATACAAGAAGGATAAGAGATGCCCCAAGTAAAAAGAACAATGAGCTCAGAAATACACATGCTGGTATTTCTAAACTCCAGAATATACAAGACTATTCTAGAACGGGCGATAGTCTTCCAAAACTGCAACTCATGACTTCTAGAATAAACATGTGCAATATTTCCCCTACCTCAGATGCAAAAACTCATTATGCAAGTTGGGTCAACAGTCACAAAGCATATAAGCCCCTTTCACCTGACCCATGCCAAAAACAGGCAGTAAATTCAGTTTTACAAACTGCTCGACATCTGTTAAAGGACATTGGACCCCCTTTAAGTGAGACAGAAATTGCTTGCCGGTTAGAAGCTGCTCTATATGAAGAGAATCCTGCAGCAGTGTATTCATCTGAGCAACCCTTATCCCACTGCTCTAGTGACAACCCAGAGGTTTTTCCTTGCTCAGTGACTCAAGCACTTAAAGAACTTACCAGAAGCACTCCTGATTCTGTAAATCAGCTTCTACATCACCAGGAATCTTGTCATGGTTTAGGATGCTCTGAAAAATGTAAAACTTTGAAGGCTGCATATGCTCATATTTATATATTCCGCCATCGCTGCAGTGTGTGGAACACTTACGTCAAGGTTTTTAGTAAACACTCCAGAGCATGCAGACGTGCAAGGTGTACGCTTGCCTTGTGCTTATTCATGAAACACGAACTACACATCAACGGCATTTCGGTGCTTCCCATACAGTATCCGGAAGAAAGGGACCTTCTTGAGAATCACTTTAGAAGATGTGAGAAGGTTGGGCCACATAACGCCGAGCTGCAGTGTCGCCACTTGCAAGGAACAGATGGCGCTACAGTAGGTGACCCAAATATGACAACGGGATCTGAAgagtcaaagggattaaccggaaCCTCTTTTGTGAAGGAAATCAGAACTCTTGTTGATGAGGCTCATCAGAACAATAATACTTCAAAGTCAGTTTTGCGAATGCTTGAAGTTCTCACTGATATGATGCGCTTACATGTGTACAAGAGCAATATTCCATAA